The DNA sequence GGCTCTAAAAAAAATACCCCTTATGCAGCACAAATGGCAGCTGAAAATTGTGCGCAAGTTGCGTATGAATTAGGATTAAGAAGGGTAAAAGTTTTTGTGAAAGGTCCGGGAGCTGGAAGAGAATCCGCTATTCGAACTATTCATAATGCTGGTATTGAAGTTAGTGAAATCATTGATGTAACTCCTATACCACATAATGGATGTAGACCACCAAAAAGAAGAAGAGTTTAATACTATTAATATCATTCAAATTTTATAATGGCAAGATATATTGGTCCAAAAACGAAAATAGCTAGAAAATTCGGACAAGCTATTTATGGGGAAGATAAGTATTTTGAAAGAAGAAAATACCCTCCAGGACAACACGGTCCGAACAAGAGAAGAGGTGCTAAAAAATCTGAATATGCAGTTCAGTTGGCTGAAAAACAAAAAGCAAAATATACTTATGGTATATTAGAAAGACAATTTTCAAATTTGTTTGACAAGGCACAAAGAAGTAAAGGGATTACCGGTGAAGTATTATTACAATTATGTGAATCAAGACTAGATAACGTAGTTTATAGATTCGGTTTGTCTAATACTAGAGCAGGATCTC is a window from the Apibacter sp. B3706 genome containing:
- the rpsD gene encoding 30S ribosomal protein S4, with protein sequence MARYIGPKTKIARKFGQAIYGEDKYFERRKYPPGQHGPNKRRGAKKSEYAVQLAEKQKAKYTYGILERQFSNLFDKAQRSKGITGEVLLQLCESRLDNVVYRFGLSNTRAGSRQLVSHKHITVNGEIVNIPSYLLKPGDVIGVREKSKSLQVIKDALANNSHKTYEWLVWNDEKLSGDFKVVPERIQIPEDIKEQLIVELYSK
- the rpsK gene encoding 30S ribosomal protein S11 codes for the protein MAKTASKTAKKRKVKIEAVGEAHIQASFNNIIISLTNKNGEVISWASAGKMGFKGSKKNTPYAAQMAAENCAQVAYELGLRRVKVFVKGPGAGRESAIRTIHNAGIEVSEIIDVTPIPHNGCRPPKRRRV